In Apium graveolens cultivar Ventura chromosome 10, ASM990537v1, whole genome shotgun sequence, the following are encoded in one genomic region:
- the LOC141693154 gene encoding uncharacterized protein LOC141693154 — MDTNMEDIVDNSMEWLSSGCSSDNNETSNDQTHHPQTSNDQEPHPRVGNEYQAEIPELMMENGLQDEEGPTDTSNCRSVELPVSVMWVFVDGETTESEAIKTRRNRDSVNIYELAGTEENQILSNDEEAPHRVDPSDTVFNYQQETRQIMSKLQPEVGGRKRDVNSCLPLKKGGHFLPGLATNALQGIDYDSFLLGLYVFGKNLRLVKQFVGSRKMGDILANYYGKFYRTAEYVRWSQSRKMKTRRCIQGERIFTGWRLHELLSRMFSHVSEESKRLLIEVSNRFREEKISLEDYVFSLKDMVGVSVLVEAISIGKGKLDLTGTATDPSRTTQVPHTRPEIPSGQACSSLTKGEIIKFLTGVRLSKAKAGDLFWEAVWPRLLARGWHSEAPEDEVYTGSNTSLVFLVPGVKKFSRRKLKKGSHYFDSLTDVLQKVAAEPGHLELESEAENIIENKEEVVSDPDVSDVVPNKRRRCYLQPVNSKSKQESIKFTIVDTSLFSAGKRGTVIELRDLPVDALNLSTQFSVSCDTEQDNPKEYQNDTEVNYAQKHMDDIVEIGAINNIKECVISNATNHMPSSPDASNASSRNQDGQRSSNPNDMPSSKMMKFHFSRKRKSEKLSNGESGKDSTACKHNVSKHGAKAIAENTKLNGAESQPLSKSSERCEVKKFLSSSPQNIPVSSTASSPEENGKEVVPKMFMDKEPSLDNQSQILIDLNLPHIPPVSSTDEPVHINNKSSTIGPSLLPNTSNQPDMNSGKKDRGTEQQSEITGRRQSTRNRPLTTKALEAFAFEFSIPKKKRRGEDTVSRRRS, encoded by the exons ATGGATACCAACATGGAAGACATTGTTGATAATTCTATGGAGTGGCTCAGTTCTGGATGTTCCTCAGATAATAATGAAACCTCTAATGATCAAACACATCATCCTCAAACCTCTAATGATCAAGAACCTCATCCTCGAGTTGGAAATGAATACCAGGCAGAAATTCCAGAATTGATGATGGAGAATGGCTTGCAAGATGAAGAGGGACCAACTGATACGTCAAATTGTAGGTCTGTTGAGTTACCTGTTTCAGTGATGTGGGTGTTTGTTGATGGCGAAACCACTGAATCTGAAGCCATTAAGACTCGTCGTAATCGTGATTCAGTCAATATATATGAGTTAGCAGGCACAGAAGAAAATCAAATCCTTTCGAATGATGAAGAAGCACCACACAGAGTTGACCCTTCAGATACTGTTTTCAACTATCAGCAAGAAACAAGGCAAATAATGTCTAAGCTTCAACCTGAAGTTGGTGGTCGTAAAAGAGATGTAAACTCCTGTTTACCTCTGAAAAAAGGTGGTCATTTTCTTCCTGGTCTGGCGACTAATGCTTTGcagggaattgactatgatagTTTTCTTCTTGGCCTTTATGTATTTGGCAAGAATCTTCGTCTTGTCAAACAATTTGTAGGGAGTAGAAAGATGGGAGATATACTTGCAAACTACTATGGTAAATTTTATCGAACGGCTGAATACGTTAGATGGTCACAATCTCGGAAGATGAAAACCAGACGTTGTATTCAAGGTGAAAGGATTTTTACAGGTTGGAGGCTGCATGAACTGTTATCACGGATGTTTTCTCATGTGTCCGAAGAAAGCAAAAGGTTATTGATAGAG GTCTCAAATAGATTCAGAGAGGAAAAGATTTCATTGGAGGATTATGTGTTCTCATTAAAGGATATGGTTGGTGTTAGTGTGCTTGTAGAAGCAATATCTATTGGAAAAGGGAAACTAGATCTAACTGGAACAGCCACCGATCCTTCAAGAACCACTCAAGTACCGCACACTCGACCTGAAATACCTAGTGGACAAGCATGCTCTTCCCTTACAAAAGGTGAAATAATTAAGTTTTTAACTGGAGTTCGACTAAGCAAAGCTAAAGCTGGTGACCTATTCTGGGAAGCAGTTTGGCCTCGTCTGTTAGCAAGAGGATGGCACTCTGAGGCTCCTGAGGATGAGGTCTATACTGGTTCGAATACTTCTTTGGTGTTTCTTGTACCCGGTGTGAAGaagttttcaagaagaaaacttaAAAAAGGGAGTCACTATTTTGATTCTCTTACTGATGTCTTGCAAAAAGTTGCAGCAGAACCTGGGCATCTTGAACTTGAATCTGAAGCAGAAAATATTATTGAAAACAAGGAAGAAGTTGTGTCAGACCCTGACGTGTCTGACGTGGTACCAAACAAGCGACGTCGTTGTTACCTCCAACCAGTCAATTCAAAAAGTAAGCAAGAATCCATCAAGTTTACCATTGTGGATACCAGCCTATTTTCTGCCGGAAAACGAGGTACAGTAATAGAACTGAGAGATTTACCTGTTGACGCATTGAATTTGTCGACTCAATTTTCTGTCTCATGTGATACTGAACAAGATAATCCCAAAGAGTACCAGAATGATACAGAAGTGAACTATGCTCAAAAGCATATGGACGATATAGTTGAGATTGGAGCCATAAATAACATAAAGGAATGTGTAATCAGCAATGCAACTAATCACATGCCAAGCAGTCCAGATGCCAGTAATGCATCTTCAAGAAATCAAGACGGTCAAAGGAGCAGCAACCCCAATGACATGCCATCAAGCAAGATGATGAAGTTTCACTTTAGCCGGAAGAGGAAATCTGAAAAATTAAGCAACGGTGAATCTGGCAAAGACTCGACTGCATGTAAACACAATGTCTCAAAACATGGTGCTAAAGCAATAGCCGAAAACACAAAGCTAAATGGAGCAGAGTCACAACCTTTGTCAAAGTCATCTGAAAGATGTGAGGTCAAGAAATTTCTATCAAGCTCACCTCAAAATATACCTGTCAGTTCAACGGCATCCAGCCCAGAGGAGAATGGCAAAGAGGTGGTTCCAAAAATGTTTATGGATAAAGAACCGTCTTTGGATAATCAGTCACAGATATTGATAGATCTGAACCTCCCCCATATACCTCCAGTATCTAGTACTGATGAACCTGTGCATATAAATAACAAATCATCGACCATTGGGCCCTCTCTTTTGCCTAATACAAGTAATCAACCTGACATGAATTCTGGTAAAAAGGATAGAGGAACTGAGCAGCAGTCTGAAATAACAGGTCGAAGGCAGAGTACCAGAAACCGACCATTGACCACAAAAGCATTGGAAGCTTTTGCTTTTGAGTTCAGCATCCCAAAGAAAAAGAGAAGGGGTGAGGATACAGTTTCCAGAAGACGATCCTAG